Proteins from a genomic interval of Eschrichtius robustus isolate mEscRob2 chromosome 9, mEscRob2.pri, whole genome shotgun sequence:
- the HTR1E gene encoding 5-hydroxytryptamine receptor 1E, whose protein sequence is MNITNCTPEASVAVRPKTITEKMLISMTLVLITTLTMLLNSAVIVAICTTKKLHQPANYLICSLAVTDLLVAVLVMPLSIMYIVMDSWKLGYFICEVWLSVDMTCCTCSILHLCVIALDRYWAITNAIEYARKRTAKRAGLMILTVWTISIFISMPPLFWRSHRQLSLPPSQCTIQHDHIIYTIYSTLGAFYIPLTLILILYYRIYRAAKSLYQKRGSSRHLSNRSTDSQNSFASCKLTQTFCVSDFSTSDPPTEFEKIHTSIRIPPFARDLDNPGERQQISSTRERKAARILGLILGAFILSWLPFFIKELIVGLSIYTVSSEVADFLTWLGYVNSLINPLLYTSFNEDFKLAFKKLIRCREHT, encoded by the coding sequence ATGAACATTACTAACTGTACCCCAGAAGCCAGTGTGGCTGTGAGACCCAAGACCATCACTGAGAAGATGCTCATTTCCATGACTCTGGTGCTCATCACCACCCTGACCATGCTGCTAAACTCGGCCGTGATCGTGGCCATCTGCACCACCAAGAAGCTCCACCAGCCTGCCAACTACCTGATCTGTTCTCTGGCTGTGACGGACCTCCTGGTGGCCGTGCTCGTCATGCCCTTGAGCATCATGTACATCGTCATGGACAGCTGGAAGCTGGGGTACTTCATCTGCGAGGTGTGGCTGAGTGTGGACATGACCTGCTGCACCTGCTCCATCCTTCATCTCTGTGTGATTGCCCTGGACAGGTACTGGGCCATCACCAACGCTATTGAGTATGCCAGGAAGAGGACCGCCAAGAGGGCCGGGCTGATGATCCTCACGGTCTGGACCATCTCCATCTTCATCTCCATGCCCCCTCTGTTCTGGAGGAGCCACCGCCAACTCAGCCTGCCCCCTAGTCAGTGCACCATCCAGCACGACCACATCATCTACACCATTTACTCGACGCTTGGGGCATTTTACATCCCCTTGACTTTGATACTGATTCTCTATTACCGGATTTACCGTGCAGCCAAGAGCCTTTACCAGAAAAGAGGATCAAGCCGGCACTTAAGCAACAGAAGCACGGATAGCCAAAATTCGTTCGCCAGTTGTAAACTGACACAGACTTTCTGTGTGTCTGACTTCTCCACCTCAGACCCTCCCACAGAGTTTGAAAAGATCCACACCTCCATCAGGATCCCTCCCTTTGCCCGTGACCTAGATAACCCGGGAGAACGTCAGCAAATCTCCAGTACCAGGGAGCGCAAGGCAGCACGCATCCTTGGACTGATTTTGGGTGCATTCATCTTGTCCTGGCTGCCATTCTTCATCAAAGAGCTGATTGTAGGTCTGAGCATCTACACCGTGTCCTCTGAAGTGGCCGATTTTTTGACAtggcttggttatgttaattctCTGATCAACCCTCTGCTCTACACAAGTTTTAATGAAGACTTTAAGCTGGCTTTCAAAAAGCTTATTCGGTGCCGAGAACATACTTAG